A window of Pectobacterium carotovorum genomic DNA:
CGAGCCGCAATCTGTTCCGCCCGACTCTGCCGACACTCTGCCTGCTGTTGCAGCAAACCCGTTAACGCTGGATGCGCAATATCCATGCCCAACCCGACAATATGGATCTCATGATTTTCCCACAGCGTGGAGATCTCCACGCCGGGAATCAATCTCAGCGGCAGCCCTTGTTGTGCAATCGCCTGCTGCGCTTCGTCAAGCCCAGCCGTCGTGTCGTGATCGGTAATAGCCAGCACACTCACCCGCATGTCTACTGCCCGACTGACCAGTGCTGTCGGCGTTAAAAGGCCATCAGACGCTGTGGTATGGCTATGCAAATCATAAAGTGGAAATGACGATATCGGTTGAGAATCTTCTGGCACAAGCCTATCCATTAACAAGAATAATGCGAAAGCCGCATGATGCCATTAATAGGAAGCAAATGGTAATGCCCGCCGTTTTTCCGAGTAATAAAATAATCATATTGAAGGTGTTGACATTTCACCGACGAACCAGTTAACTAGTACGCAAGTTCGGTGCACCAATATTGGTCCGTAATAAATATCGGTCCGTACCAAAAAATGTTCAGCAACAGATAGCGAGACGATGATAATGGCAACGCAGAAAATGACGAAGTATGGTTGGTGGCGCTCTTCCCTCTCGCGGGTGGACTAATCACGCATTGCTGTTATCACACATGCAGATATTCCCAGGCCCGCTTAACTAAGCGGGCTTTTTTATTTGATGGGCACAACATTAGACGGGTAGTAAGAATGCAAACAACACAACCTAAACTGGAACTGCTGCGTACCGAGGCCGTTTATCGTAACGACCCCAGTGCCATCTTCCATCAGCTCTGCGGTGCCAGACCTGCAACGTTGCTGTTAGAGTCGGCTGAAATCGACAGCAAGGAAAACCTGAAAAGCCTGTTGATTGTAGATAGCGCGCTGCGCATCACCGCACTGGGCCAGCACGTATCCATTCAGGCACTCACGGCAAACGGCGCCAGCCTTCTGCCGCTTCTGGATGCCGCGCTACCAGTAGAAATTACCAATCAGCCGCGTCCGAATGGCCGTGAGCTCGCCTTCCCGCTGGCAGATGCGATGCAGGACGAAGATGCTCGCCTGCGCTCGCTGTCCGTGTTTGATGCCTTACGCCAGATTCTGACGCTGGTCACCTGCCCGACAGACGAGCGTGAAGCCATGTTCCTCGGCGGCCTGTTCGCCTACGATTTGGTCGCTGGGTTTGAAGAACTCCCCGCTCTGAGCCAGCAGCAGCGTTGCCCGGATTTTTGCTTCTATCTGGCAGAAACGCTGCTGGTGCTTGACCACCAAAAACGCGTGACCGCTCTGCAAGCCAGCCTGTTTACGTCGAACCAGAGCGAAAAGCAGCGTCTGCAACAGCGTCTGGAACAGCTGCAAATTCAGCTCACCCAGCCAGCGCCTGCGCTGCCGCGCCAGCCCATCGAAGACATGACGCTGAGCTGCAACCAGAGCGATGAGGCTTTCGGTGACGTCGTCAGCCAGATGCAAGAAGCCATCCGTATTGGTGAAATTTTCCAGGTCGTGCCGTCACGCCGTTTCTCACTGCCGTGTCCTTCACCGCTGGCCGCCTACCAAACACTGAAGGATAGCAATCCCAGTCCTTACATGTTTTACATGCAGGATCAGGATTTCACGCTGTTTGGTGCCTCGCCGGAAAGCTCGCTGAAATACGATGCCGACAGCCGCCAAATCGAAATCTACCCCATTGCTGGTACCCGCCCGCGCGGTCGCCGTGCCGATGGCTCGCTGGATCGCGATCTCGATAGCCGCATTGAACTAGAAATGCGTACCGA
This region includes:
- a CDS encoding anthranilate synthase component 1, encoding MQTTQPKLELLRTEAVYRNDPSAIFHQLCGARPATLLLESAEIDSKENLKSLLIVDSALRITALGQHVSIQALTANGASLLPLLDAALPVEITNQPRPNGRELAFPLADAMQDEDARLRSLSVFDALRQILTLVTCPTDEREAMFLGGLFAYDLVAGFEELPALSQQQRCPDFCFYLAETLLVLDHQKRVTALQASLFTSNQSEKQRLQQRLEQLQIQLTQPAPALPRQPIEDMTLSCNQSDEAFGDVVSQMQEAIRIGEIFQVVPSRRFSLPCPSPLAAYQTLKDSNPSPYMFYMQDQDFTLFGASPESSLKYDADSRQIEIYPIAGTRPRGRRADGSLDRDLDSRIELEMRTDHKELAEHLMLVDLARNDLARICQPGSRYVADLTKVDRYSFVMHLVSRVVGTLREDLDVLHAYRACMNMGTLSGAPKVRAMQLIAESEKTRRGSYGGAVGYFTAHGDLDTCIVIRSAYVEDGIATVQAGAGVVLDSNPQAEADETRNKARAVLRAIASAHHAKEIF